DNA from Chryseomicrobium sp. FSL W7-1435:
AACTTGGTGGATTGTCCATAAGTCCCATTTCAATAAGACTTGCACGTAATGCTTCATACTCATCTTCTCGAATCACCAGATCATCATACGCGATCCACTCAAATGATAAATCCAAAACCTTTTCTTCGACGTTCATATATTTTGATGACATTTCATGTGTATGTTCATCTTTTGCTTCTGCCACTTCGCCGGCAGCCACATAGTAATTGACGAACTCCTGAGCGACCTCTTTCTCGTTTTGAATGAAATCATTACGCAGCACAAGCGTACAATCGATGGAGTTCTCCCAGACATCCTGATCCTGATACAGGACTTTGCCCTTTTCAAGCGAGACGGAAATAGCACCAAATGGCTCTGCCACCACGTAGCCTGCAATACGACCTTCAGCAAGAGCCGCTGGCATCTCTGCAGGTGGTAGTTCGATGACATTTACATCTTCATACGCCATCTGGTTTTGCTGTAGCATTTGGTACAGCAACACATTATGCGTAGAAAATTTATGAGGTATGGCAAAGTTCTTTCCTTTCAAGTCCTGAGCTGTATTGATTGAAGGGTCTGTAACAAATACATTGCCGTCACGATGTCCCAGTGCTACTGCTTTAAGATCGATTCCCTGCTCTTTTGCTTTCATAGCTAGTGTGACGAGGACAGAAGCCCCATCAATACGGCCTGTATTCAAGGCATCCATCAACTCAGGCCATGAACCAAACTTCACTAATTCCAATTCAAAATTTTCATAGTCTTCTAGCTCTTTTTCAATGTACAACGGTACAGCATGAGTTATGGGTAAATACCCTATTTTGACCACGCGTTTTTCATTGT
Protein-coding regions in this window:
- a CDS encoding ABC transporter substrate-binding protein, producing the protein MKKSFTLLITLLLVFALVLTACGTENSSSSGSDNEKRVVKIGYLPITHAVPLYIEKELEDYENFELELVKFGSWPELMDALNTGRIDGASVLVTLAMKAKEQGIDLKAVALGHRDGNVFVTDPSINTAQDLKGKNFAIPHKFSTHNVLLYQMLQQNQMAYEDVNVIELPPAEMPAALAEGRIAGYVVAEPFGAISVSLEKGKVLYQDQDVWENSIDCTLVLRNDFIQNEKEVAQEFVNYYVAAGEVAEAKDEHTHEMSSKYMNVEEKVLDLSFEWIAYDDLVIREDEYEALRASLIEMGLMDNPPSYTDFVDHSLLDEAM